The Xanthomonas rydalmerensis genomic interval GCCACGATGGCGTCGGCCTTGTCGTAGCGGCCCTTGGAGGCGAGCCAACGCGGCGATTCGAACATGAAGAAGCGCAGTGGAATCATGATCGCAGCCGGGATCAACCCGACCATGAACATCGCCTTCCAGCCATAGGCCGGCACCAGGAAGTAGCCGATGCCGCCGGCCGCGACCAGGCCGAGCAGGAACATCACTTCGTACAGCAGGAAGAAGCGCCCGCGCTTCTTCGAGCCGATCAGTTCGTTGATGTAGGCGCTGGCCACCGGCACCTCGCCGCCGGTGCCGATGCCCTGGATGAAGCGGAACGCGATCATCGCCGCGGCGCTGCCGGCGAACAGGCAGGCCACGTCCATCGACACGAACAGCAGGATGGTGAACAGCAGCACGTGCAGGCGGCCGATGCGCTCGGCCAGCCAGCCGAAGAACACCGAGCCCAGCAGTTGGCCCAGGTAGCCGGCCGACAGGATCATGCCGATCTGCGCCGGCGACAGCTGCCATTCCTTGGTCAGCACCGGCATTGCGTAGGCGATGGCGATCACCGTGTAGCCGTCGAAGAACGTGGCGGCGCCGACGATGTTGCGCGCCCACCACACGTTGCGGGTGATCGGCAGGCGTTCGAGGCGTGCGCCGATCTCCGCCTGCGCCTCGGCGATGGACGGCGCGCGGGCGGTGGCGTTGGCGGTGGTGGCAGGGGCTGTGGTGGGCATGAGCATCGTGGCTGCCTTTCGCAGGACAAGGGAACCCCGGCGCGGGCGCCGAAGCGTCCACGCAGCGAGACGGACAGGGAGGGCCGGGCGGCGGCCCGGGTGGATCAGGTGCTGGGGGCGGTCACGGCAACACTCCCGCTGGCCTGGATCGCGAAGGCGATGTCCTTGGCGGCCAGCAGCGTGGGTTGGAGGGCGGTGTCGAGCAGCTCGGCATGGCTGGTGCGGACCGACGGCGCGGCGACGCTGATCGCGCCGAGCGGATAGTCGTCCGCATCCAGCACCGGCACCGCCAGCACGCGCAATCC includes:
- a CDS encoding MFS transporter, which encodes MPTTAPATTANATARAPSIAEAQAEIGARLERLPITRNVWWARNIVGAATFFDGYTVIAIAYAMPVLTKEWQLSPAQIGMILSAGYLGQLLGSVFFGWLAERIGRLHVLLFTILLFVSMDVACLFAGSAAAMIAFRFIQGIGTGGEVPVASAYINELIGSKKRGRFFLLYEVMFLLGLVAAGGIGYFLVPAYGWKAMFMVGLIPAAIMIPLRFFMFESPRWLASKGRYDKADAIVAELERSAERRHGPLPAPVFDRTALPKAQRSDWRELFGSVYRKRTLVIWSLWFCSYLVANGIITWLPTLYRTHFGLSLQQSIAYGFFTSLAGVAAAVVCALSIDKVGRKRWYGLAFVAGGVPLLALAALGGTSAPQVLVFAALGYAAVQTITFSLYLYSAELYPTRIRAIGTGLGSAWLRLGSACGPLLVGAVIAGLGIRYVFAAFAAVLLAGAAVTWRFALETKGQSLEQLSP